In Neisseriaceae bacterium CLB008, one genomic interval encodes:
- a CDS encoding S-(hydroxymethyl)glutathione dehydrogenase/class III alcohol dehydrogenase, which produces MIKTRAAVAWGPNQPLTIEEVDLMPPQKGEVLVRIVASGVCHTDAYTLSGEDPEGVFPTILGHEGGGVVEAIGEGVTSVAVGDHVIPLYTPECGECKFCTSGKTNLCQAIRTTQGKGLMPDGTTRFSKNGQPIYHYMGTSTFSEYTVIPEISLAKINKEAPLEEVCLLGCGVTTGMGAVMNTAKVKKGDTVAIFGLGGIGLSAIIGAQMAGASRIIGIDINESKFDLAKKLGATDLINPKDHAEPIQDVIVALTDGGVDYSFECIGNVDVMRSALECCHKGWGESVIIGVAGAGKEISTRPFQLVTGRVWRGSAFGGVKGRSELPGIVERYLAGEFPLNDFITHTMGLDGINEAFDLMHEGKSIRSVIHFDK; this is translated from the coding sequence ATGATCAAAACCCGTGCCGCCGTTGCTTGGGGCCCAAACCAACCCCTGACCATTGAAGAAGTAGACTTAATGCCGCCACAAAAAGGCGAAGTTCTGGTGCGCATCGTGGCCTCTGGCGTTTGCCACACCGATGCCTACACTCTATCAGGTGAAGACCCTGAAGGCGTGTTCCCAACCATTTTAGGCCACGAAGGCGGCGGCGTGGTTGAAGCCATTGGCGAAGGCGTCACCAGCGTGGCCGTGGGCGATCACGTGATTCCGCTGTACACGCCAGAATGCGGCGAATGTAAATTCTGTACCTCGGGTAAAACCAATTTATGCCAAGCCATTCGTACGACCCAAGGTAAAGGCTTAATGCCAGACGGCACCACTCGTTTTTCCAAGAACGGTCAACCGATCTACCATTACATGGGCACCTCAACCTTTTCTGAATACACTGTGATTCCTGAGATTTCCCTAGCCAAAATCAATAAAGAAGCCCCGCTAGAAGAAGTATGTCTATTAGGCTGTGGCGTGACCACCGGCATGGGCGCTGTGATGAACACAGCCAAGGTTAAAAAAGGCGACACCGTGGCGATCTTCGGCCTCGGCGGCATTGGCCTATCGGCCATCATCGGTGCCCAAATGGCTGGCGCCAGCCGCATCATCGGCATCGACATCAATGAAAGCAAGTTTGACTTAGCTAAAAAGCTAGGTGCGACCGATTTAATCAACCCCAAAGACCATGCAGAGCCGATTCAAGACGTGATCGTGGCGCTCACCGATGGCGGCGTAGACTATTCGTTTGAGTGCATTGGCAACGTCGACGTCATGCGTTCGGCGCTAGAGTGCTGTCACAAAGGCTGGGGCGAATCTGTCATCATCGGCGTGGCCGGTGCCGGCAAAGAAATCAGCACCCGCCCCTTCCAATTAGTGACCGGCCGCGTGTGGCGTGGCTCAGCCTTCGGCGGCGTTAAAGGCCGCAGTGAGCTACCAGGCATCGTCGAGCGCTACTTAGCGGGCGAATTCCCATTGAACGATTTTATTACCCACACCATGGGCCTAGACGG